The Argentina anserina chromosome 5, drPotAnse1.1, whole genome shotgun sequence genome includes the window CAAGACCATTGGATGATGGTGATTGGCGAAGAAGGCCATTAAAAATTTGGGGTATTTCACTATACACCCAATTTTGAAATCTCTTTTAAAAGAAATTCACATagttttttcttcattatatACTGAATTATTGACACTctcttaaattttaattacaaaATGTCACTATTAAAAGCTGATTAGTTAATAAACAAATTATGCTCTCATTTACTAccttaattatagattttcATAGTCccttaataattaatttttttactaataataaatttagaaataatGGAACATTCATTAATTACATAACTAGATTACATAAGCttttcaaatttaaatcaATTCAATATCGAAATCACTTAATGGTGACACAAACTTTCCATTTTTTTGAATAATGTAAATATTCTATTTCATAGGTAGATTTCATATGAACAACAATGCAACCTACGtttgaagtatatatataagttttttccCTATCTAgtaggttttttttatttttaattacaacCTAATGATTAGGTTTGTATCTATATGgatgtttacatattttctAGGAATTTTTATATCAACCTTTTTGTTAGGTATCTATCATTCCAAAGATCTTTTTCATAGGTTGAATTTGCAATTTATACTGATATGCATACTTATATCTATTAGGTATCAgtaaaaagtgaaaaaaaaaatgaaaagttgaACCTAGAACAAATGTTTATTGTCATACAAAGTTCATGTACAATGAtacgaaaagaaaagatttgagaaagtatatatacatacatattgcaTGGATACCGACATACGTACTTTATTGGTATATTCAAAAAATTGAAACGAACAAATGATACAAATACACAACAAGCTAGCTTGGAATTCTCTCATAGGATCTATAAAAGTTGGACTAGTGTTTGTGATTTGAAACATTGATATTAGCTATATAAAGAAGTTTTTCTCAAAGAAACTTTTATATCAGCAATTTAATGTAATGAAAAATTATTGAAGAGTTTGAATTAGAcatgtaaaatgaaaatttataaatagaTGCTAAGATTAAGCAaattaaaataatcaaaaGGGCAAAATAGACTTGTATAAAAAAATTGGGTGTAGATTGAAAAAACATTTGGGAATGGGTTTAATTTTAAAGGAGGACTCCAATATTAAGtttatctctaattttctctaaaaAATTTTAAAAGCAATGAAAAAGATTgttgtataaaaaaaatttgggtgTAGATTGAAAAACATTTGGGAATGGGTTTAATTTTAAAGGGGCACTCCAATATTAAGtttatctctaattttctctaaaaaattataaaagcaATGAAAAAGATCGTTGGTCCACTATCTGCAATTTATTAGGCCTTTTCCTTTGAGTGAACGAATCGGATTTGCCTGAGGAGTTATTCTGTTTTTCCAGAAAATGGACGCCAGTCCTGCTAGATGTCATTGCACCTTGCGCTAATCAGCCTTGCATCTAACAAAACTGGTACATGGATATTGACAGTATGAATAACTATGAGGGAGAAAATGGAATTGACAGAGAAATACTTGTATATGATACCAAGTTTTTCTCAGCATACTGGGGTCTATCCTACAGAATTGCTTCTCGATGGAAGTTGCTgggaaggaaacaaaaacatagcTCAAAGGTGGGTGTACATGCAATCTTATTCCTTGTGCACAAATGAGGCATGTTCGATAATGCGTCACTGTTTGATTCAAGCTTTCTGTATGTCTAGCCAGCATTTTTGTGGATAGTAGGGAATGCTCTACACAGCCAAGTGCCTTGTGATTTGAAGGACTCCTAAAACAAACGGAGGAAAATAGGAACGTATCAttgacaatgattttaggCTTTTATGCAGCATTGCAGTTAATCATGTTCTCTCCGTTACCAGTCAAGTAGCCTAATACACAAACAATTATTGCACGATTCATCTAGTGTATTCGGTACAAAAATGAATCATGTAGCAAGATAAAATGAATATTTTACAATGTACATAAAGAACATCCGTCCTGCATCTTCTATACAAATGGAAAGCCCCAAATCTATACTTGTTGTGTAACCAATATATAGCTCCACACATTTATCCTTCTCAGTTTTCACACTTTACAGTACAAAAGGATTTATCATCTACCCCATCCATTGCTTTTTAGTTCGACCATATAACACCTTGGTTTTGTTTCCTTTTAGTCCAAATCACCTTACATTTTGTTCTTCGTTTGGTATGAACCACCCTTCATAAGACACCATGCTAGCATTACCCCTTGGCTTTAGTACTGAACTAGCGAAGGTCTTCGGTTGGCTGCAAACCGGTTTTTCTGTAGCAGGATTGGTGTGGAACAGAATCACCGATATCATGCATCCAAGCACTTTATTGGTACTAGTCTTGTCAGCGTGCACGAGCTTTACGTACTGCCTGTTGAATGTGTCTCTCATGCTCTTTGAGCATGTCTTCAATGTTGCCCCCTGGAGGTACCAACGGTCCAGAGCAATGGATTCTGCTCTTTGTTACGTAGCCCTGAGATATACGAATAGTTCAGTTTCTGATATAAAAAGTTCTcatgtttttcttgaaaaacAAAGTTATGGTGAAGTTGAGTTCCTCACCATTCCTGATTCTTTGACAAACAATCTGTCATTCTTAAACAAGTCTGTTGCCGTTTGAGGCTTGTGAGATATCTGCGCTCTTAGTTCTGGCTTATTTTTTGTAGAAGCTGTCGTCTTATTCAATGATGATCCTACTGCGCTACTAGGATGTACCACTGAACTACAATGGGAATAACCTTTCTGTCTAGCTCCTCTGTGTGCTTCCATTGCAAAGCCAGAGACACTATCTTGCTGGTGAGGCATGTACTTGTAACCCATGGATTTCGGGTTTTTACCCTGCTGTTTTTATGTTAGAAACAAGTATGTGACAAGTAGTACAAGAATGAGGCAATGGTTAATTAGATGTGTCAAGCCACTCATGTACCTGGATAATTCCTTGGGCATTATAATCTGGTGTTGGCGCTACCTTGGCAACTCTTGATACCCTTCTAACAGATTCAGGACCACGCCCTTTAACAGGATCCTCTCTTTTCCTGAAATACAAACAATAGgttaattttataaatatttaCAGTAAAATACATACCATTTCAAATATGTTAAGGAAGGTTCCTTCCTCATCAAGAATCAATTACCAGAACAAGAAATACCTTTTTTCTTCATCCCGAAGCTTCGCATCGAACTCCTTGCTTGGAGGATATTGTGGTAAAGCTGATGGATGACAAGCTACGGGTGGCGTGGTGAAGAACTGAAATATAAACAACAAATTAGAGATAAATATGTAATATTTACCCAAGGACCATATTCATAAGCCAAATTCTTCTATTATTGTCAGCAATAACTCAACACAGCACTTATTGAATCCTTTTTTTATTGTCTTCGTAACGTTTATTCAAAATCACTCATTGAGAGTGAGAGTCTATAACcatacccccccccccccccccattttTATATCAAAGCATGTTTCTGAAGATATATGGATATTAAATGACACGATATAATAAGTAGCAAGTCTGAAAAAGTTCTACTAGACTCAAGACTGTTTGGCTGAAATGAGACCACAAACTTACTTGACTTCGAAGGGCTGAACCTGCAGATCCTCGATTTTCTGCTTCTATGGCGAGGAGTTTATCGACAAGAGCAAATGCTGTAGCAGGGAAGTCTTTGAAGGTGTCAGCAAGGCGGCGCATGTAAGGTTGTTGAGGCTTGAAACTGGTTGCATGTggtaattttgttttcttccagAAGTCCTCAGATGGTGAACCGCAGAGCTTGAAAATCTTATGCATCTGTTCCACCTGAAAATAATGGTGTTATTACTGTCACCTAAAAAGTTAAGGTACAATTTTTAGCTCATGTCAATGAAGCTTtaaaaacctaatataagtgaTCAGTTGGTGCAACAAAGTTATAGATACTTTGGCTGCTTGGATGcctatatatgaaaattaaaGGCTGAGAGACGTATTGATAGCTTAATCTGTTTTGCTGACATACAGCATAAATTTATTGCTCATATAAGTAATTACTTCTCGCAGGAGGCACTTGATTACAGCAAATTATTAACTGATGAAACCAAGGGACATAAAGATAACTTATACAGATTATCAATATAATTGGAATAACTCGTTTACCTCTGTTCTACCAGGCATGATAGGCTTTCCAGCAAACAATTCCGCAAGGATACAGCCTGTGCTCCACAGATCTATTGCCGGGCCATACTGTGTGGCACCAAGCAGAAGCTCAGGTGCCCTGTACCACAGAGTTACAACGCGACTAGTTAATGGCTGCTTCTGATCAGGCTCATAATACGTAGCTAAACCAAAATCACCAATCTTGAGAACTCCATCATTATTAATCAAAAGATTAGAACCCTTTATGTCACGGTGCAGGACACCTTGACTGTGGCAATGTTCAAGGCCGCTAAGCAATTGTTGTGCTAAACATTTTATCTGCAGCAGCACACAAGcattgttattattatttttattcttgcaACCATTCAAGGTCCAACTGGAATGATAGAGAAAAAGGGATAAAAAAACAATGATTTCCATAGAAGCAAAGAAGAGTAGAGAACAGGTCATAAGTTGTAAGACAGTTCACAAATCAGTATAGCTAGAATACACATTCCCTCTGTTCTAGAAGGAGTACAGAAAGGAGGCAAATTAAACAAGATACGAAAGAGCTCTACACTAATGTTCTAAAACAATCGCTGTATAATTCATAGATGGTACAAGTAAAACAATAGGACCTGATTCAAAACAGATTCATAGTAAAAATGATAGATATATCCTTGACAGCAAAGTAATGTGTACCTGTGGTTCAGTAAACTTGATGCCACGTGTTGCTGCAAGACCTGCAAGGTCATGATCCATATACTCGAACACAAGATATAAGCTGCATGACGTTTTTGAAGCAACTAAACCCTCGAGCTTCATTACATTTGGATGGTCAAGTTTGCgtaaaatataaatttctCTAGCCATGAAGCGCACACTTTCTGGATCCATATTTACAAACCGTACTTTCTTCAATGCAACTATTTTACCAGTTTCAAGATCACGAGCCTTGTATACACTGCTATAAGTTCCTTGTCCAATCTGCGAAGACATAATGAATTAGAGATTTTCTGTATGATTTGGCTAAATTACCATAAGATAGACACTCGTTCAACAACTCTAGAATACATCAAACACCGATATGTTTACCAACCAAAACAATGCTTGGATTCTTATATCCTTATCATCTAATAGTGTTGTCTTCATGAACTAGTCCGTTCTtatatccttttttttttttttgaagaaatcCAAGCATGATAATTACTTTTAGGCAGATGGGAAAACAATCTTATGATTCATATAATTTAAGATACTGTTTTAACCAATTGTTGATTGTGTACATCATACTCTCATATTGCTTTTATTTCCACATACAATAAGCATATACAAATACACACATGAACATGCAAATGCTAGTGAAATCCATTTACGAGTCATCCATATACACACAACATAAACATAAGAGTTTCAGGCATCTAACAATCACACAACAAGTCCATGAAGCACAAACCAGAACAATTTTGTATCGTGCATGTATATCTAGCAATATTTGAAATGCAATGAAGGAAGCAATTAATTAGCAgttagaacttactttgtccAACTTCTCAAAGGTGTCTGCCCGGCGAGGAACCCACCCTTGGATGGCATCTCCGGCAACTGAAGTTAGCCACGAAGGCCATCCTGCAGCTGCGTATTCGGCTTCTGCACCGAGCGGCAAGCTCACTAACCTAGACATTGCCGCTTTTTTTTCATTGGCTGCCATTTCCACTGTTGCCCATCTCTGATGATTAGCAATCCCAGGTTTCTCGACCTTTGATTTATCTTCAAGATCTTTAGACACATTGCTAATTCTGCCGTGTGCCCTGGAAGCATTTCTCGATAACAAACGCATTGATGCATCACCACGAGCATCTACTACAAAGTCCTCTCTTAATGAAGGAGTTGGAGCAACCAATTGAACCGAATCCTTCAAATTATCTTCCACTTTCTTAGAATCCTGTATATGATCTGGTTCTGAGGTTCCTTTTGAGCAAATGCAGCCCATATTGTCACCCCAGAAATCCCCTATAGATTCCCAATTCACACCTTTATCTGCAACTATATGAGAGCactaaacaaataatgtaatcTGCATTCCTGGGAAACCCAAGAGTTTCCCTTTCAATCCATCACCCCTCCTCAAATTCTCAATCTGGGTCTCTTAGAACCCCCACAAGAAACAACCTGAGTCACATGTTTAAAGCCTCATGATGATCAATGTAGCTCTGCCCACATGTCCCAAAAGTCCCTAACAATACAGAATTCTCCACAATGTGCAAGGAAAACAAGGAAGACAAGAATACAACTTTATGGATTTGGGCGTAACCTCAATACTTGTTGTGCAAGCAAGACTTGAATAGGATAGGATAGAGATATGAGAGAAAACTAGGAGACTCAAAACCCAGACCAGAGATTCCTGCACCAGGAGAAAACAGGGGGAGAAATGAAGTTCTTGTCTTGGAATGCAGGAGTTCTGGCTGGCGGTTCTGGGTTGCAGAAATTCACCCTAATCTTTTTTTCCCCTAATTATTGACAATATCGCAAATAATTACACGCCAACATACaatattttctttgatttcaaGAGAGACTATCTCAGGAGAAAGGAAGGAGGACATGaatggaaatttccaaaaaatcaaaaaaaaaagggaaagaaaACAGAATAGAGGGTAATGAAAGTGTGGGTTGTGATTTGGGGGTGGGCagtgagagatagagattTTCGGGCGTACTTGTCCCCGGAAAATGCGAGAGGCCGACGGTTTTTGGGAGATGACAGGAACGGAAAGGTGGCTGAGGCAGTTGACCCCCCAACAACACCAAGATCCTTCTCTTTGACTCTATCTCTTTCTCTCCAGCGATGCAATATTTTGTtgccagagagagagagagagtcgagAAGGGAGAGCTTGCTTGCGGAGCTCTCTAGTCTCTAAATAAAGACAGACGTGCCATGCAGTTTCTCTCCCGACCACCACTACTCCCTCCAATGACATACATCATATATCATATGATTAATATCGTTTTCATTTTCAGAAGTATTtatcaccaacagtcccttaATTATGGTGTActtaccaatgtgatacctcaactcttaatcgtaccaatgtgatacccagactctagtattgctatcattgaagtacttccgtcagttttttttcaacttctccgtcatcttggtgatgtggcaagtacgtgaggcccacaaagagggttaaaagacaaaattaacctcatctaagagaaataatatttttccggccctttaccttgagaaagacacccaacaattccaattttggcgccaattttccctccatactccttaatttgtgtctcttatctaaactaaagaactaccgccaaccagtcgaccacaatctgataaaacctagatcaatcttattttctatttttaccctagcacttgttaaactaacagaataaatatagaaatttatatggaacatctcatttccacaatctcataagaatatagaaacacataacttaacgaaattcaaatacatgtgttaagtaccattagttgccaccttttatgttgatctgccatgatttttgcttgtaagaactaatggtacttaaacatgtagttgaatttcgttaaattatgtgtttctatattcttatgagattgtggaaatgagatgttccatataaaattctatatttattctgttagtttaacaagtgctagggtaaaaatagaaaatgagattgatctaggttttatcagattgtggtcgactggttggcggtagttctttagtttagataagagacacaaattaaggagtagggagggaaaattggcgccaaaattggaattgttgggtgtctttctcaaggtaaagggccgaaaaaatattgtttctctcagatggggttaattttgtcttttaaccctctttgtgggcctcacgtacttaccacgtcaccaagatgacggagaagttgaaaaaaaactgacggaagtacttcaatgatagcaatactagagtctgggtatcacattggtacgattaagagttgaggtatcacattggtaggtacaccatagttgagggactgttggtaaAAAATACTCTTTTCAGAATAACTATTACAAATTTACACTGAGACATGTATTGAAATATTAatccacatatatatatatatcattatatattgagaTAAGAACGTCACTccattaaaaacaaatatattttGGACTAGAAAAAATTGTCGAAAAGTCCAACACCGTTGGACCTAGTTACTTTGAGACCGGTGTGCAAACAGCTCTCCCCGGCCTTTTGGTTTCTT containing:
- the LOC126796037 gene encoding probable serine/threonine-protein kinase At1g54610 — its product is MGCICSKGTSEPDHIQDSKKVEDNLKDSVQLVAPTPSLREDFVVDARGDASMRLLSRNASRAHGRISNVSKDLEDKSKVEKPGIANHQRWATVEMAANEKKAAMSRLVSLPLGAEAEYAAAGWPSWLTSVAGDAIQGWVPRRADTFEKLDKIGQGTYSSVYKARDLETGKIVALKKVRFVNMDPESVRFMAREIYILRKLDHPNVMKLEGLVASKTSCSLYLVFEYMDHDLAGLAATRGIKFTEPQIKCLAQQLLSGLEHCHSQGVLHRDIKGSNLLINNDGVLKIGDFGLATYYEPDQKQPLTSRVVTLWYRAPELLLGATQYGPAIDLWSTGCILAELFAGKPIMPGRTEVEQMHKIFKLCGSPSEDFWKKTKLPHATSFKPQQPYMRRLADTFKDFPATAFALVDKLLAIEAENRGSAGSALRSQFFTTPPVACHPSALPQYPPSKEFDAKLRDEEKRKREDPVKGRGPESVRRVSRVAKVAPTPDYNAQGIIQQGKNPKSMGYKYMPHQQDSVSGFAMEAHRGARQKGYSHCSSVVHPSSAVGSSLNKTTASTKNKPELRAQISHKPQTATDLFKNDRLFVKESGMGYVTKSRIHCSGPLVPPGGNIEDMLKEHERHIQQAVRKARAR